The following coding sequences are from one Triticum aestivum cultivar Chinese Spring chromosome 5A, IWGSC CS RefSeq v2.1, whole genome shotgun sequence window:
- the LOC123106863 gene encoding protein LURP-one-related 8: MAKVHPNVAAPELPAGGRAVVEEQQPTVLTVWRKSLLFNCDGFTVFDSAGGLAFRVDRYGSSSGSRRRAEDVVLMDAAGKPLLTVRRKIKLGLGLGEHWVVYEGDASASATAAKPLLSVRRHHTGLRRRASDKTLAHVTPLGPSSAGADAAAYVVEGSYGRRSCAVRDARGGAPVAEVRRKESVGDDVFRLVVPDHRLGTALSMGVVVALDQMFGAASSRTSLLPRSWSA; encoded by the coding sequence ATGGCCAAGGTGCACCCCAACGTCGCCGCGCCAGAGCTGCCGGCTGGAGGCAGGGCCGTCGTCGAGGAGCAGCAGCCCACGGTGCTGACGGTGTGGCGCAAGTCTCTGCTCTTCAACTGCGACGGCTTCACCGTCTTCGACTCCGCCGGCGGCCTCGCCTTCCGAGTCGACCGCTACGGCTCCTCGTCGGGGAGCCGACGCCGCGCCGAGGACGTCGTGCTCATGGACGCCGCGGGGAAGCCGCTCCTCACCGTGCGGCGCAAGATCAAGCTCGGCCTGGGCCTGGGGGAGCACTGGGTGGTGTACGAGGGCGACGcgagcgcctccgccaccgccgcgaaGCCGCTCCTCTCCGTGCGCCGTCACCACAccggcctccgccgccgcgcgTCTGACAAGACGCTCGCGCACGTCACGCCGCTGGGGCCCTCTTCGGCCGGCGCCGACGCGGCCGCCTACGTCGTGGAGGGGTCGTACGGGCGGCGGAGCTGCGCGGTGCGGGACGCGCGCGGGGGCGCCCCCGTGGCGGAGGTGCGGCGGAAGGAGTCGGTGGGGGACGACGTGTTCCGGCTGGTGGTGCCTGACCACCGCCTGGGAACGGCGCTGTCCATGGGCGTCGTCGTCGCCCTCGACCAGATGTTCGGCGCCGCCTCGTCGCGGACGTCGCTGCTGCCCAGGAGCTGGTCGGCGTAG